The region agcaaaaaacaaaaacagaagagaattagatgatgaaccttTTGGATTTGCCTAATTTGGAAAGGGACAAAGTGGCCTTTTTTATCTCACCAGGTTTAGAAAGACAGTTCACacataaactatttttatattcttataacAGACTATTGCACATGCTCACAGAACGAGGAATAGTATACCTTGAGTAAAATTGCATTTGCAGGGGGGATGGCCTCAAACATGTTTCCAGGAGTGAAGAACAAGTTCTTTCTCCCTGGCAGCTTGTCAACTACTTGAGGAAGATCAAGCACAGTGCACTTCATCTCTGGGACTGCATCCGCAATGGCCTTAGCCATCGTCCCGGTGCCGCCCCCCACATCGACCAACGAGCTCAGCCCCTCGAAGGCTCCTCTGCACTCTTCGATCACCACAGACGCCACCATACGCGAATCACTCTCCATGCCCTCGTTGAAAAGACAGTTAAAGGCGGGGTTCTGGCCGGCGTAATCCCAAATGGTCCGTCCATTCGCAGTCAGGAACGGGGTGGGATCGTCGTTCCCCAGCCATGGAGTCAGACAATTCAATGGATTTACCATGAGAGGATCGAGAATCAAGAGCAGGGAAGGCGACACGCTCGCAGGTGTAGTCCTTAGGAGGAGATGGGAGGCCGGCATGAGCGTGTACTCGGGTTCTTCCTCCTCTCCGGCGGCGGCTTTCAGCTCAACGAAAAACCCATCGTGAGCTAGCACGCGCATGAGGCGAGGGATGCAGTGGGATTTGGAGGGATTAAGAGCAGGAAGAGAAGCAACCAGCTGGGAAAGCTTCATGGGTTGGCCATGGCGGTGAATGATGTCTGGTATGCCCAGCTGAACTGCACATTTCAGACAGGCTGAGCTTACAAAAGCGAAGGTACGGTTCCAGACGTGAGCATGCGCACGGAGAAGCTCATCAGTAGTGCTAATTCTCTCTTCGCCATTAATCGTGGCCATTTCTTAAGATTGATGTGTGGTTTAGTTTGTGCTGAATGAATGGCTATGAACATTCAGGacgtgtatatgtatgtgtatatatagctTGCAGAATATTGCTATATCCTGCACGCAGTGAGATTGCTTTCATTTACCATTGCTTTCATCAATCGTTcacggctctctctctctctctctctctcgctataTTCTGCACGCAGTGAGATTGCTTTCATTTACCATTGCTTTCATCAATCGTTcacggctctctctctctctctctctctcgctataTTCTGCACGCAGTGAGATTGCTTTCATTTACCATTCCTTCGAAGCTCGAAGGAAGAAATTGACACATAAGATGtggccaaatttatatttttattcttgtattttttatgtttttttatgcGATCATCGAACCGTTTCGTCGTTTCGACTATACCCTTGTACCTATATTTTGCACTCAATTTAACGCATGTACTTTGACgtataaaaaaatgattaaattgactcatctcattttatccttttttttttttttacatatcaaaGTATAGaggttaaattgattcgaaaatgcacatataaaaataatcgaaataacaaaaaattcgaGTTGTCACACGAAAAAATGTCGAACTACAAAGGTGAAATGGATTAAAAAATACAGGTtcaaaagtataattaaaataatcaaaagtctgaatgatcacataaaaaaaaagtgaaaatatagaaatatgagTTTCGAAAAACTCATATTTAGTGAACACACACTCAAAACAATGGCATTATACAAAAGCATGGAACAACCATCGTGacaaatgaaaaatgttatttatacaaataattggATTAACAAGAGAATAATCGAAAgctccaaaatttaaaaaaaaaaattatcctccCCTTACATAGATATTTGGACCCGCCCATGATCAC is a window of Diospyros lotus cultivar Yz01 chromosome 10, ASM1463336v1, whole genome shotgun sequence DNA encoding:
- the LOC127811894 gene encoding trans-resveratrol di-O-methyltransferase-like, translated to MATINGEERISTTDELLRAHAHVWNRTFAFVSSACLKCAVQLGIPDIIHRHGQPMKLSQLVASLPALNPSKSHCIPRLMRVLAHDGFFVELKAAAGEEEEPEYTLMPASHLLLRTTPASVSPSLLLILDPLMVNPLNCLTPWLGNDDPTPFLTANGRTIWDYAGQNPAFNCLFNEGMESDSRMVASVVIEECRGAFEGLSSLVDVGGGTGTMAKAIADAVPEMKCTVLDLPQVVDKLPGRKNLFFTPGNMFEAIPPANAILLKWILHDWGDEDCMKILKHCKEAIPSRQKGGKVIIIDMVVGHQKLEETNAIDDKSTQTQLFIDMFVMGLYSSKERTEQEWANLFSAAGFSDYKINPILGLRSLIEVYP